From the genome of Candidatus Acidiferrales bacterium:
CTACTACCTCTGGGATTAAAGTGTCTGAAAAGGCGTACAAGGATACTAAGTTTCTCAATAGCCCGGACGCTCGCATCGTCCGCATCATTGCCGAATATCTGGAACCCCTTGCACGATTTCGCCATCTCAGGATCAAGGATACAATCGTATTCTTCGGCTCGGCACGCAACATATCGATGAAGGAGGCAAAGAGGAGATTAATAGAAGCGCAGTCAAATCTCCAAAGGGCATTGAAGCGCAAGTCGGATTCCCGCCGACTCGTGAGACTCCGTGATGAATTGAAAAAGGCGCAAGCTGAAAGAGAAATGGCTAGGTATTATGAAGACGCGATGAAGCTGAGCGGAATGCTGACGAGGTGGTCGATCAAGTTGAGCAACGGTAATGGACAGCGATTCATAGTTTGCTCGGGCGGTGGACCCGGTATCATGCAGGCGGCGAACAAGGGAGCCATCCGTGCGGGCGGCCTTTCGATAGGGCTGAATATCAGTCTGCCGCATGAGCAGTTCCCCAATCCGTACATTTCTCCCGAACTCAATTTTGAATTTCATTATTTCTTCATGAGGAAATTCTGGTTTGTTTATATGTCAAAGGCGCTCGTCATTTTTCCCGGAGGTTTCGGGACGCTCGACGAGCTGATGGAAGTTCTGACTTTGCTTCAAACGGGAAAAATCAAGAAGAAGATGACCGTCCTGATATACGGTTCGGAATACTGGAAGAAGATATTAAACTTTAATGCGCTTGTAGAGGCTGGAGCGATAAACCGGTCCGACCTAAAATTGTTTTCATTTGCAGACGATCCTGAAACCGCCTTCAAGGTATTGACGTCAGGGCTCAAGAAAAATTATGATTTGGGATGATGAGGTGCCGCCGCAACCCAAAAGC
Proteins encoded in this window:
- a CDS encoding TIGR00730 family Rossman fold protein gives rise to the protein MSEKAYKDTKFLNSPDARIVRIIAEYLEPLARFRHLRIKDTIVFFGSARNISMKEAKRRLIEAQSNLQRALKRKSDSRRLVRLRDELKKAQAEREMARYYEDAMKLSGMLTRWSIKLSNGNGQRFIVCSGGGPGIMQAANKGAIRAGGLSIGLNISLPHEQFPNPYISPELNFEFHYFFMRKFWFVYMSKALVIFPGGFGTLDELMEVLTLLQTGKIKKKMTVLIYGSEYWKKILNFNALVEAGAINRSDLKLFSFADDPETAFKVLTSGLKKNYDLG